ACCGAGAACGTGAGTCGGCGGCCCCGGGGaggaggccctgggggtgctggctgacagcggctgggcatgagccagcagtgcccgggtggccaaggaggccaccagcctccgggcttgtgtcagcactggtgtggccagcaggagccgggcagggatggggcccctgtgctcggccctggggaggccccacctcgaatgctgggctcaggtttgggcccctcggaacaagaagggccttgaggggctggagcgtgtccagagaagggcagcggggctggggcagggtctggagcacaagtgtgctggggggcggctgagggggctgggggggtttagcctggagaagagggggctgaggggagcccttctcgctctctgcagctgcctgagaggggctgcagtggggggggggctggtctctgctccaaaagtcaccagtgacagggcaagagggaacggcctcaagctgcgtcaggggaggtttaggttggagatgagggaaattgtcttccctgccagcgtgttcaggccctggcacaggctgcccagagagatgggggagtcaccatccctgggggggttcaaacaacatgtagccgtggcacttggggacatggtttaggaggcctgggggggttgggttgggagttggacttgatgatccttgaggtcttttccaaccttaatgattctgtgatcctggcCCCTCTTACACCACCTCCCCCTGGTAAGGCTGGCAGGGATTTTAAACTCCTTGAGCCATGGATACATGGTTATTCTTCTTCCAAGCCCTCCAGCCCATGTCTCTGATCCAAGTCATGGCCAGGTCTGGGCCTCTGTTGctgccttcccagcagcagaatcacagaatgtcctgagcaGGAAGcgacccacaaggaccatcgagtccagctcctgtccctgcacaggacaccccaaattcacaccgtgtctctgagggccttgtccaagcaTTTGCTGAACatcaccaggctggtgccatgatgcctccctagggagcctgttccagggctccaccaccctctgggggaagaaccttctcctaatgcccagcctaactctcccctggcacatctccctgccgttccctcggcccctggcgttggtcaccagagagcagggaccagccctgcccctcctcctccccttgggagggagctgcagagcgccatgaggctgccctcggccccctctgctccagctgaacaaacccagggacttcagccgctcctcgtacagtttcccctctaaacccttccccaactccgcggcctcctctggacactctccagtagctttataccctcaatgtcctgcggtgcccaacgctgcccacagcgctcgaggtgaggccgccccagcgcggggcagagcgggacaatcccctccctcgcccggctgcgatgcagggctcgatgccccccagggcacggttgaCCCTCTGGGCTGCCAAGGCACTCTGTTGGTTCGAGTTCAAAACAGTAACAAAGTAGGACGTGGCACTGACCATATCCCCTCAGTCTTGCTGTAAATATGAGGGCTCAGACAGTTTTGACAGGTGTCATTTTCCAGGGGATTAGTTCTGAGCTgtgctttgtttcagaaaatcaCCACGAAGAATGCCTTTGGCTTACACCTGATAGACTATATGACCGAGATCCTGAAACAGAAGGACTCTGAAGGGACCAACTTCCAGGTGAGAGGAGTCGCTGCCTGGTCATGGTGGTGCTTTGTCTCTGACTGGCATTTAACCTAAGATTTAGTCCATAGCAAACCTTAAATAGTGCTGAACCATAAGCCTGAGCTGGTTACTTCTACTAACGATACCTGGTAGAGGCAGCACAGCCACTTTTCACAGAAGCTTACAGCGCTGAATTCTTTTGTACCACCGAAATtaaaggctgatttttttcagttatggTCCTTCAAAAGGAGAGCTTGTTTAAAAGTAAGACTCGTGAGTTAAATTCCAGGTGTTACAACCAGTAACAAAACAAggctggaagagaaaggaagcaaGTGTGGCTAACTCCCAGACTAATTTTGGTCCGGGATGGATCAGAGTAAGAACTTGCCTGGGCAAGGACTTACTTGCTATGATAGTTCACTGATGCTAGGAGGGAGAACTGAATTCTTGGGTGAATGAACACATGGCAGAGCTTTTGAACATGGCCTCCAGAAACCCCTGAGCTAGCTGTCTTTTGGTTGATGAAACTGAGGAAGGGATAGGAAACAGTGCACAGGTTTTCACTGGGTGGTCGTTTACCTTCCCGGGGGAGGTCTGTGATCAAAAAGGGCACTTGGCATCTCCTGCAGTTCACCTCTTCTGTCTTCCTAATTTGGGAAAATAGAATGATGCCAAGAGGATGACCCAAAAGAAGGCatgaaggagaggtggaggagaGAGTTCTCTTGGCAGATGCAAATCTGCATCTTTTGGATTCTCCCCATTGCTTAATCTTGGCaactttttaagtatttttctatGAGATCCTTTCCAAAAGATCTGCTAAAGCAAATTCTAGGCTCTGTCTGGAAGGACGCATCTTGACCCCTGCTGTGCGCCTAGGTCTGCGGTAGGTTTCAGGATAAATCCTTTTCCAGTTCACAATTTTACTTGTAATACCGAGCATTCAGAAATTCAGGTCCCCAGCTTGTCTTCTGCATTTGCATCTTCTAGATGAGGCGTTTTCATTTCTAACTAAACATCGCATCCTTTGTTCCTCCTGTCAGATAGCAGCTGGCACGCTTGATGCCAGCGCGAAGATTTACGCCATGCGCGTGGATGCGGTCCATACAGATACCTACAGGGTTCTTGGAGGCTTAGGCAAGGAGTCAGCACCTACCAAAAACGCGGACAGCCAAGAAGGAGGTGTGCCATTCACCCATTTTCTGTTAAACCGTTACTGTTCCACCTGCACGTAAGAGAAATGTCAGCGTACCTACGCAGCACCCGGGAATTTTGAAGCGCTTTGTACATCTGTGAGAGTACCGCTAACTTCATTTTCTCAAGGGCTGGGAAATACCCAATCAGTTTGCCTGGGTGCTTGAGCAGGGAGGGTTGAGATGAGAACCTGAATCTGTTGCTCAATCCTGTATTCAACGATTTGGCCCATCAGATTTGAATACAAACCAAAGGTAGCCTAATCAGAAAGAGTAAGAATCAAACGCCCCACTCTTTGCTGTCCTTTGCTTTGAATCGAAAATGTGCTGTTAAGATAAAATAGAGTCAATAAAAACAAACGTTGGTGGTTCATGCTAATAGATACCTAATTGGGTAACTTCGTGCCCAcagggtttttgtgtgtttgtcaCACAAACTGAAGTAAAAGTTGTGCTATCCCTCTGTAGGGATACTTTTAGGGGAGTTTTCTAGGTATAACTTGTTGTTCTTTCCCTTTCAGAAGACAGTGCAGTTTCTGAGGCTGTCAAGAcagttaagaaaaagaaaaagcactcaTTCAAAACCATCGAGCAGAACTTGGATAACATCAATGTGTCGGAGGCTAATCGCAGATGCGAGGTGGGTGGAGGGGGGCTGCTGTAGCAGCTGTGTTCTGGTGGGGGAAAGGAGATGTCACTTGATCTTTTTCATCTCTATTGTTTTCCTTATTGTGCATTCCTCTCTTGGGCTCTAACATTCACGCGCACGTCTGAGTTCTGCTATTATAGCAGGATTGTTCCTAGTCACGTATACTCCTGTGCGAGGCAGCTGTGCAAGCACTCTCCTCGCTGAAAAAGATGTGAGGGTCATTCTCCCTGCAGAGTGCAGAGACCTGCTTCACCCCCTCCATCTACTCCATTCCTTGATTCTCTGCTTCATTCCGTACCTGCAGATTGATCCCATGTTCCAGAAAACAGCCACATCTTTTGATGAATGCAGCACAGCTGGCGTTTTCCTCACTGGGCTGCGTACCCAAAGCTGCCACAGTGAGCTCCTCTTTGACTCGAAGATCGTGCCTCTCCCTTCTTCAGAGACACTCACGCTGCCAAACTTGGATCCTGTGAAAGTGCCAGACCTAAAGTGTGAGTGCCAGTAACGGTAAAGGGACCCATCCAGACCTTCCGATCCTTTTCACCTCCCAGGCGTGCTCATTTTAGTCTCagcttttgtttcctgcttGGCTACCCTGTGGCACCGTTGCTCTGATTCTGCTCAAGTTGAGGCTGGTTGCTGGCCTCAACTTTGCAGGTTTTAGATCACTACGTGTGGCTTAACCTCCGGGAGGTCTGTCACACAGCACATATGCATGGTCTGAGCCATGCAGCAACTGAGATTAGTGTGTTCCAGGTTAAGGACTGACCTTAGAGTGTTTTGAGCCTGTACGCACTACCAAACCCCGCTGCTCTAAGATTTCCAGCGTTACGGCCATCCTTGAGTTAGGGTAGAAATTCAACTCTCCCTTCTTGCTGAGAAATGAGTCCAACCGCTTTTGCGGTGAGCCCTAGTGTCCTACAAGCAAGAAGGGCTGCCTACATATGTGGCTTTAAGAATGACTTAATCCCTGGCGCTTGTTTTAGGTACTGGTTGTTTCATCCTATATCACATCTCTCCCCCTTGCTCTCCTTGTCTCTAGCCCTGCTAGCGCCGTGCATCGAAAAACGCCCCATCTGCTCTTCGCTGGCTGGTTTCCAGTTTACAAAGTGGGATGCTGAATCCCACAGTGAGGTATGTTCGTTAGCTCTGTGCTGGGTGGGATACTCGAGCTGTATTCTGTCGTCACCTCCAAAGCAATCTCCAAGATACACAGGGCAATGGGATGTTGCGCTGCAGGGCCGCTGGTGTCCtgcagtttttttcctgagcGCTTTCTCCTGCAGTCAGTGTCAGCCCTGTTGGATAAATTTAAGAAGAGCGACCAAGTGTTCGATATCAATGCGGAGATAGACAGCGATGTGGAGGACTGCGTTCCCACCTTCCCAGGTGACGACTTCAATTCCAACTCCCCCAGGAGTGCAGTAGTAGACAAGATTGGGGAATTCACAGAAAACCTCAACTCCTTTGGAACAGTCCACAAGAGCAAGAGGTGAGTAGTCACTGAAAATATATAGCTGTGCTTCGATAGCAAGTGACAACCTCTGGCAGCAGTCTGAGGAATCTAGTTTACTGTGTACACGTTTCCCATCTGGCTATAGCTTGCTTTCTGCTCAAGTTTCAGATACATCCAGGAATGCATTACAGTAATATCTCTACCCTCCCAGAGGAGCTTTCTGTATGGTCACGTTGCCCCAGGGTGATTGCTTGCCTGCTCACCCTGCTGCCCAGTTTCCAGCCTGCCCTTTGGCAAATCCAATGCTGTTTTTGCAGCAGCCTCGCGGACTCCAGACAGTGCCGTTCACTCATTGAAGAGCAGGAGTCCTGCACGCGTGCCGGCAGAGGGAGCGGACGGTGTCTGTACAGAGCTGATCTGGATATTAAATGCACGCTCAGGCCCGGTGTGTGCCAAAGGAATGATTTAACTGAGCAGCATGTGTGCTCTTTCCAGCATTGATGCAGTTCCTCTTGAAGCGGGAGACATCAGGACCATGTGCCTTCATCTCTCCATGAAACGAGGGGAATACTCCTACTTCAGTCCCCGAACTCTGTCGATGTGGGCTGGCCCAGAGCACTGGCGTTTCAGACCTCGACACAAACGTACGTATTTAGAGGCGGCGGCTCTTGCCCTACAGGTGCAGCTACTGCCAGGTCCTGCCTTACCTTTGGAGATGGGTGGCGTCTGAGTCACAAAGTAGGGACAGTTAAGAAGGGGACAAGCCTGCGTGGCTCTTCTCTAGCCAGGTGGGAAGCAGTACTGAGTTCAGGCACCAGGCAAGCTCTTGGTCACATGTGGATCCTTTGGTGTCTAACATATTTTCTCTTGTTTGGGTTGAGGATGCTCAAAGTTGAGGGGGCATCTCTCACTGCAGCAAAAGGAGATACTAGCAGTAATACAGCTCCTGCTGTTGTTTCCCACCTTCTGCATAAAACCTGAAGATTAAATTACActttctgcttctgtaaaaAGATACTGATCTCTTTAAAACATGAAGCTGGGAACAACACCTATTGCTTTCCTGTAACAAAAGAAGTCCTTGCAGGTGACCCTTGTGTGTGGAGCAGATGCTCAAGTTAGGAGTGAGCCTTACTCTGTCACAAAGCACTGACGgctcccttcctttctgcaaTAGCTGCTGACTCTGAGAAAGagaccaagaaaaaaaggagttcaaagaaagcatttgaaattaACTTTGATGAGAATATCAACTTTGAGACATATTTCCGTAAGACCAAGGTACGTGCTGAGTTCCTGCCTCTTTCCACTCTCTCTTTTGCTGTACCGGTATGTCTTGGAACTGCCATCTGCAAATGGCTCTGTGAAACCGGCTCTGTAAACCCGGCATCACGCATGTTCCTTGGTGCAGGGTCTCCTGACTCCAGGTCACCTTAGGAATAAAGATGCTGTGCAGAAGCCACTGGGCCAACTGACTGGACCAGTGTGAAACTCCTCTTTGGAGGCATCTCAGAGCTTGCCCCCTTTCAGACAAAGACCTGTGTTCAAAGCACTAGCTTGCACATTAATCTTCCCAGTAGTGAATAGCTCGTGACTAATGGTATTTACCACATTCTCCAGGCATCTATAACTCTAGCCAAATCCATTCTGGAAAGCCAGAACGTGAAGAGCACCACTCTTCCCGCAGACTTCAACTATGACCTTAACAACATTCTCCAGCTGTTCCTCAAACCAGCTGTTAAGGTAAGAGTCTTCTCTAAAAGCTTGTTGGCAATGATTCCACGCACAAAACTGCTCTTCACCAAACCTGAAGTGCCTTGGGACTCTCCTCGGGGCTGGAGGCGGGCTAGCGCGTCTCTCACTGAACCAACCCACTTGTTGATGCCGAAGCAGCTGGGCTTCGCTGTTGTGCTTTACCAGGGGCTTGCTGGAGAGCTGGTATGCGAGGAGGAAGAGCCTGGGAAAAGGGGAGGTGATGAAGGAACAAGGTGCAGGCGTTGCTTGGGGAAGTATTTAagagtttttcctttcctgaccCCTAGTTTTGTCTCTGTAGCTCTGCAGGATGCTTGAGCCAGACAGCTTGTTGAATCACGAGGATGAGATCGGAGAGTACGATTACAACAACCCCAACGACACCTCTGATTTCTGCCCTGCATTGCAGGTAACTGGAACAAgaaaatttccttctgttgcCAATGTTTGATATGTGATGGGAATAATTTAGGCAGAATCTGTGTCCAGAATTAATTactaatgaaaaagaattgGAGCTGCAGATAGTGAGAGAGCTGCAGGAGTCTCTGCGCCCACCCCTGGCCCCTCACTCTAACAGCATCCGCTAAACTCTCTGCCTTTGGTGTTTGCCAGTCAGTTTGCTGCAGAAACTCCGTTCCAGCCTTTTCTGTACACCTGTGCCCTAAGGTAGGCATAAATGCCATTGTTCACCTCTGCAGTCATCTCTACACAGTGAGGTTTGCTCCCAGCTGTTCCGAGTTCCCGCTGAAGTGTATTTCTTCTAaagcttcagctttctgccagGCCAGTGCTGCCTCCTGAGCATGTTTGTGAAAAGTCTTGGCTGGTCCCATACTGGCAGGAGAGCCTTCGTCTCTATTATCTTTCCATGTAGAACAGTCATTTGATATTCTGCACTCTAGATCTTCCTTGGGTTTAGCCTTAGCCCAGCCTAAGCGCCGTGGGGAGATGCTCAGTAAGAACATGTTCCATGGGGAAGGTGAGCGAGTATCACCACCTTCCTGAGAGGCTTTTGTTATCTCAGCACAGGACATCTCTGGCTTCTCAAAGATGGCTCTGGGTGGCCTCACTGCTGTATCTCTTCTCGATCAGGCTGCAGACAGTGATGATGATAACGACCCTGTTCAATTCATGGGCCAGACTGGGGAGTTCAACCTTACTGCCCACTGTGAGGGTCAAGAGGCTGAGCTTAACAGGATTGCTGGCAATGTCGATATCACGGTGTACGGAGAGCTGAACCTCATTGCTGAGCCCGAGAAGGTAAGGATTCGTATTGTCACCAAGCTGTGAACTGCTTGCTGGCCAGGTCTGGAGCAAAGCCTCTCAATACCTGTATCAGGCCCagcatcgcagccgggcgagggaggggattgtcccgctctgccccgcgctggggcggcctcacctcgagcgctgtgggcagcgttgggcaccgcaggacattgagggtataaagctactggagagtgtccagaggaggccacggagttggggaagggtttagaggggaaaccgtacgaggagcggctgaagtccctgggtttgttcagctggagcagagggggccgagggcagccctcatggcactctgcagctccctcccaaggggaggaggaggggcagggctggtctctgctctctggtgaccaacgccaggggccgagggaatggcagggagatgtgccaggggagagttaggctgggcattaggagaaggttctttcccccgagggtggtggagccctggaacaggctccccagggatgcatcatggcaccagcctggtgatGTTCAGCAAGtgcttggacaaggccctcggagacacggtgtgaatttggggtgtcctgtgcagggacaggagctggactcgatggtccttgtgggtcccttccagctcagggcattctgtgattctacctTGGTGGTTAGAGGTCCTGACAGCATGTTCCCTGGTGCAGGATCTCCTGGGTTTGCTGCTGGACACCTTATTCCCAGATAAGCCCTTGCATAagagaaagcaattaaaaatcaaacattttgtTCCCATGGAGAACCATGTTTTGATTGTTCCTGTGCTCCTGAGTGAGGAtagtgctgctgcttctgctcagtTGCTCTCAGCTAACCCTAGCCTTCTTTTCCTCAGGTCAAGAAGACAGCAATTCAGTATGCCAAGACAGCCAAGAAAATGGACATGAAGAGGTTGAAGGAAGAGATGTGGGACCTCTTGGTCGAtggacagaagaaagaaacagcgGCAGAGGTGAGTGCAGGGGGAGTCAGATGCCTCAGCAGGCCCAAGGATAAGAATGCCCTGCGGGTAACTGAGCTTAACTCTTGCGGAGACAGTCTTGGGCAGTTTAGCAGCAATTCCTTTCTGGTAGTCTTGCTCCCAGGGGATGGCTGGTAAGGACAGGCTGAGTGTAACTCGCAGTGGTTTTTCTCTGAACTCAAGGCTAAGTACTGGGGAGCAAAATCTGAGCAGTGTCTGTCTATTTTTGCTAAATAGGTggaggatgaagaggaagaggacaTCTCAACGGTAACAGGCGAGGTGGTCTTCAGCGACATCACAAAGGAACTGTTTCACAGGTAGAGAGGCCCTAAAAAAGGGTGGACTGAAGATGGGGGCAGACTTCAGCTAAGCTTGGGTAAATGCTGATCCCTCCTGTGCCTATTATGACCTGATAACTGAACCCTGATGGGGGAAAAACTCTTGCTCCCCAGGTTTGCTTGAGGCAGCTACAGGTTGCATTCAGCTTGGCCAATTCTTTGCTAGCGGgaggagaaagacagagaaaaccaGATCGCTGGGAAAGAAGAGCTAATCTTTGGTGACCTGGTCCTTGCAGGCATGCTCCGTCCATCAGGTTTAGGTAGGCTCTGGCCATCCTAAcctcctcccttctcttttGTAGGCTGCCTTCTGCGATGGCAAGCAATCTCTCTGTCCCCATAGCCTTCGCCTGCCTCTTGCATTTGGCAAATGAGAAGGTAAGTGCAGCACGCGTGCGGGGGACATGGGAGGAGCAGCGGGTGAAACGCGCAGTGAAAAGCACCGGGAGCAGGACCCTTTTCTTGCTACACCAAGTTAAGAAGTGCTGATGTGGCTCTAAGGCCCTGTTTCATGCTTAGAGTGAACATAAATCAGGCTGGTGCACCAGGACTGGCAGCCCATGGTTAAGAACTTGTAGCATTTCCAGCCTAACTGCTGTCTGTCCTTTCTAGTCCTTGGGTCTGGCAGCAGAGGGATGAGCACGTTGTTGCTCAGTGGTGTTTGCGTGAAACACTGTGAGCATTTCAGACTCCAGAGCAACTGCTGGTGGGAAGCCTTGGTCTTGCGTGCACTGGTGGTGACTGAAGGGGCCGTTCTGAACCTTCCtcctatgtttttttttttttttaatgccaggCCTTCAGCCTCAGAGGGGAAGAGTCTGACTTTGTAAAacttagcttttcttttatattctCAGAATCTGAAgctggagggcagagaggaCCTGTCTGACATCTTAGTAAAACAAGGCAGCTGAGCCCTGTGCGGAGCAGACCACCAGGGCTCCTGCCATCCTCAATCCATCAGCTCTCCTGGGTCTGGATAGCAGAGTTCCTCCATCTCACTGGGAGCTGCCAGTGCCTGCTAACAAAAGGCACCTCTGTATCAATCACTGGCCATAATTCCCAGTACCTGGACTGTTACTCATgtctccagttcctcctgtagTCCTGTTCATACCCCAGaattttttaccttttatattgagcttaaagaaaataaattgctgtAGATTGTGTAGAAGGGCCTCTGAGACAGGGAAGGAGGCATCTCCAGAACTCGGGAGAGATTAAAATAACACAGGGGTGTTGAGGAACAgcactggcagagctgctgcctaaAGAAACGTGAGCCAGGAGCAACCGGGGATTGCAcggccagcaccacccgccaGGACCCCGTCCTCCAGTACCTGCACCGTGTAAGCAGGACCAGCCCAGCTATGGCAGCCACATTCCTCCGAGAGTCGAGATCACCAAGCAAGTTCGTGGTGCCGAAGCAGGTCCAAGATCGAGCCAGGACATCAATCTGTGGGTCTGAGGTGACGAGGCAGGGAGACCAGCGCTCCCAGCACATCTCTGGTGGGGCTGAAGCCCTTGAGCTGAGCTTCAGTAGAGCTCCTGGCCTGTGGGAGTGGGTGAAGGCCCCTGGCGAGGCCTGTGGAAGGCAGTTAGGGGTTATTAGTGGCCTCGGGGCCCTGCTGAGGTGGATGAACAGCTCTGTGCAGGGTGGTGGAGCCTAGACCTGGCTccagtgctgccagctctgcccccaAGGGCATCCCTGGGCCAGAGGCTGGGGCACAGAGCCCCCTCCCTGAGAGCTGGCCTGAGGGCAGGCTGTGGGGCACAGGAGGCACTGGTGGGGCACAAGATGACAGCGGTTAAGTAAAATAATCACAAACAGACTTTCTTCAAGAAACCATGTATTTCCTTGAGTTGCAGTTCAGCTGAGGGGCGCTCTGCATGGGAAGCGCCAACAGCCCCCTGTATCCACAGCTTGGAGACTGGTGGGGGAGAATTCCCTGAGGGGCTTCTGGGGCGATTTGGGGTAGCAGCACCTGCTTCACCCCGGCCCCTCCAGTGCGGCGAGGGTGGGCTCGAACACAGCCACACCTGCCGTCCTCAGGATCTCATAACACGTCCTGGCCGGCTGCTCGGCCCCATGGCTCAGCACCCCCGGGGCGGCTGCCCCTCGTGGTGCCTTTGAGTTCCTTCACTCCCATCTCCCAGAAAAGCCATGGGACCagtccccaggcagctgcctgcctctcGCCCCCCGGTAAGTGGCGTAGTGTCAGGAGGGGAGGCGGAAGAAGCGGGTGATGATGTTGCTGCTGTGGGGGCCGTGCAGCCCTCCTTGCTGCCGCACCGGCAGCGAGTTCCCCAGTTCCTCCTCCAGCATCTGGAGAAAGAAGAGCAGTGCTGCCATGTCTCGTGTCACAGGGGCAAGAGCAGCCCTCTGTCAGACCCCCACAACAGCTCACCTCCTTGCGGGCAGCCAGCCGTTGCTTCCACTCGCTGAGCTCCATGGCGTGCTCCTGGTCCAGCCGCTCCAGCTGCCGccgctcctgctctgccaagAGGTGCATCTTCTCgctctgggagaggaggggaggtggAAACGGGAAGGAAGGTGCTCGAGGAGCGGTAGCAGGGGTGTGGGAAGCCCCTGGCGTGGGCAGGTTTGCAACGGCCCCTGGTACCTGCatctgctccagctctgccagacTCTCAGcctgatgctgctgcagctgctgcatctgctgcacctgctgctcctggtgctgctgcgCCTGCGCTCGCTGCCg
This genomic stretch from Phalacrocorax aristotelis chromosome 24, bGulAri2.1, whole genome shotgun sequence harbors:
- the NCAPH gene encoding condensin complex subunit 2 isoform X2 is translated as MSAVTPRQPPAASPAPRALGSAGTPVLAECHGNDDEQERRQRRRSRVADVQFGSTDSPLGRASPAPRQAETWQPAMPTWTNSQISEHYCTCIKLSTENKITTKNAFGLHLIDYMTEILKQKDSEGTNFQIAAGTLDASAKIYAMRVDAVHTDTYRVLGGLGKESAPTKNADSQEGDSAVSEAVKTVKKKKKHSFKTIEQNLDNINVSEANRRCEIDPMFQKTATSFDECSTAGVFLTGLRTQSCHSELLFDSKIVPLPSSETLTLPNLDPVKVPDLKSLLAPCIEKRPICSSLAGFQFTKWDAESHSESVSALLDKFKKSDQVFDINAEIDSDVEDCVPTFPGDDFNSNSPRSAVVDKIGEFTENLNSFGTVHKSKSIDAVPLEAGDIRTMCLHLSMKRGEYSYFSPRTLSMWAGPEHWRFRPRHKPADSEKETKKKRSSKKAFEINFDENINFETYFRKTKASITLAKSILESQNVKSTTLPADFNYDLNNILQLFLKPAVKLCRMLEPDSLLNHEDEIGEYDYNNPNDTSDFCPALQAADSDDDNDPVQFMGQTGEFNLTAHCEGQEAELNRIAGNVDITVYGELNLIAEPEKVKKTAIQYAKTAKKMDMKRLKEEMWDLLVDGQKKETAAEVEDEEEEDISTVTGEVVFSDITKELFHRLPSAMASNLSVPIAFACLLHLANEKNLKLEGREDLSDILVKQGS
- the NCAPH gene encoding condensin complex subunit 2 isoform X1, with product MSAVTPRQPPAASPAPRALGSAGTPVLAECHGNDDEQERRQRRRSRVADVQFGSTDSPLGRASPAPRQAETWQPAMPTWTNSQISEHYCTCIKLSTENKITTKNAFGLHLIDYMTEILKQKDSEGTNFQIAAGTLDASAKIYAMRVDAVHTDTYRVLGGLGKESAPTKNADSQEGEDSAVSEAVKTVKKKKKHSFKTIEQNLDNINVSEANRRCEIDPMFQKTATSFDECSTAGVFLTGLRTQSCHSELLFDSKIVPLPSSETLTLPNLDPVKVPDLKSLLAPCIEKRPICSSLAGFQFTKWDAESHSESVSALLDKFKKSDQVFDINAEIDSDVEDCVPTFPGDDFNSNSPRSAVVDKIGEFTENLNSFGTVHKSKSIDAVPLEAGDIRTMCLHLSMKRGEYSYFSPRTLSMWAGPEHWRFRPRHKPADSEKETKKKRSSKKAFEINFDENINFETYFRKTKASITLAKSILESQNVKSTTLPADFNYDLNNILQLFLKPAVKLCRMLEPDSLLNHEDEIGEYDYNNPNDTSDFCPALQAADSDDDNDPVQFMGQTGEFNLTAHCEGQEAELNRIAGNVDITVYGELNLIAEPEKVKKTAIQYAKTAKKMDMKRLKEEMWDLLVDGQKKETAAEVEDEEEEDISTVTGEVVFSDITKELFHRLPSAMASNLSVPIAFACLLHLANEKNLKLEGREDLSDILVKQGS